In the Aneurinibacillus soli genome, one interval contains:
- a CDS encoding alpha/beta hydrolase, producing the protein MQKNFTRRDIEFNADGIILRGWLYVPESNGHQVPAIVMAHGYSAVKEMYLDRYAEVFAQAGLAALVFDYRGFGASDGTPRQEVNPWQQIEDYRHAITYASMMPEVDKNRIGVWGSSYSGGHVLVVAATDRRVKCVVSQVPTISGYQSALRRVPGEAVEKLLHSFAEDRVRRMKGEKPQMLSVIPHEADGNAIYTMPDAVKWYSEGGALAPGWRNEVTLRSVEFSRSYEPGIYVSRISPKPLLMIVGEKDYVTPTDLALGAYENALQPKRLVLLSGGHFDPYLNNFEQSSTEAVKWFSQHLLKESFTN; encoded by the coding sequence ACCCGAATCCAATGGTCATCAAGTTCCTGCCATCGTAATGGCGCATGGTTATTCCGCTGTGAAAGAAATGTATCTTGACCGTTATGCAGAAGTATTTGCCCAAGCTGGGCTTGCAGCGTTAGTTTTTGATTATCGCGGTTTTGGCGCAAGTGATGGCACGCCTCGTCAAGAAGTTAATCCTTGGCAACAAATTGAAGACTATCGTCATGCTATCACATACGCGAGCATGATGCCTGAAGTAGATAAAAATAGAATCGGCGTGTGGGGATCAAGTTATAGTGGAGGACATGTTTTGGTTGTAGCTGCCACAGACCGACGCGTGAAATGTGTAGTTTCTCAAGTACCTACGATCAGCGGTTATCAAAGCGCTCTACGTCGTGTACCTGGGGAAGCAGTAGAAAAATTGTTACATTCATTTGCGGAAGACCGTGTTCGTCGTATGAAAGGCGAGAAGCCCCAAATGCTTTCTGTAATTCCACATGAAGCAGATGGAAACGCGATTTACACGATGCCGGATGCTGTAAAATGGTATTCCGAAGGTGGAGCACTAGCTCCGGGTTGGCGCAATGAAGTGACATTACGTTCTGTAGAGTTTTCAAGATCTTATGAACCTGGTATCTACGTTTCAAGAATCAGTCCAAAGCCGTTACTTATGATCGTTGGCGAAAAAGATTATGTTACGCCTACTGATCTGGCCCTCGGAGCTTATGAAAATGCGTTACAGCCAAAAAGGTTAGTATTGTTGTCAGGCGGACACTTTGATCCGTATCTAAATAATTTTGAACAATCAAGTACAGAAGCCGTCAAATGGTTTAGTCAACATTTGTTGAAGGAATCATTTACAAATTAA
- a CDS encoding MarR family winged helix-turn-helix transcriptional regulator produces the protein MTNDPKIINDSTAIPSLAQSKRQIERYNLDVDAQAILVASRLMAAGAKLGHAAEIHFSRFGLSTGRYRLLADLEDNEGEELPSQLAEHLGVTRATVTGLIDTLERDGLVSRRPSSHDGRQKSVILTEKGRKKLCEMAPEHFARLEAMVGSLSIEERSVFLDLLGRVTQGISALTDEPDKPK, from the coding sequence ATGACCAACGATCCTAAAATAATAAATGACAGTACCGCTATTCCCTCGCTTGCACAATCCAAGCGCCAGATTGAACGCTATAACCTAGATGTAGATGCACAAGCTATACTCGTCGCGTCTAGGCTAATGGCAGCGGGAGCCAAGCTTGGACATGCTGCGGAGATTCATTTCTCCAGATTCGGTTTATCAACAGGGCGCTATCGTTTACTGGCGGACCTTGAAGATAACGAAGGAGAAGAATTACCCTCGCAATTGGCGGAGCATCTAGGTGTTACACGTGCTACAGTGACGGGTCTTATCGACACGCTTGAGCGAGATGGCCTCGTATCCCGGCGACCAAGTTCACACGATGGCCGTCAGAAATCGGTCATTTTGACGGAGAAAGGGAGAAAGAAGCTCTGTGAAATGGCTCCTGAGCATTTCGCTCGTCTAGAAGCAATGGTGGGCTCACTCAGTATCGAGGAACGTAGTGTATTTCTCGATCTGCTAGGCCGAGTTACACAAGGCATCTCGGCACTTACGGATGAACCAGACAAACCAAAGTAA